The segment GCCCCTCAAGGCTGATTTCCTATGCGGTCTGAACTACAGTAGGGAGAAAATCAACATCAACAAAAGGAATTCTGGGGAGGTGGCGCAGCTTAAGGTACATGCTCTTGTGAGAGAGAGGGCCATGTTCAAACCCTGATTCCCTATTTTGTCactttgggcaaatgacttaattTCCCTGGGttcactcatctgtaaaataaggataattctACCTCACATACAATGCTGCCATTAAATAATACATTACGAAGTACTCGGCATATAGGTCTATTATTACAGCCACGTCAGCAACTCCACAAGggcctgcccttcccacccttcCCATTCGCTGCCACCAAAGGTTAGACAGTCCAGTTTCAGGAGGCTACTTACCAAGGGATTTGTGAAATAACTCCAACTTGTGAGGGAACATAAACCACTACTTCCTAACACATTTGAGTCCAGTCTCGTCCTTCCGAACAGTCAGCGGGTAGGGAGGCACTAACGGGACACACACCGGCCCCTCCAAAGCACAGGTTCATGGCAGCTCGTGTAAGAAGTGAAGCAAACCCCCTAAGTGACCAATCACCTTTCCCGATTTCTGGATTTtagcctgttttttttcttttcattatgcaAAACGCGATGCACGGATGTCAAAGCAAATACAGCAGCAACAAGCTGTCACTTACGGATGCAGTGGTCACTGTGCAAGGAACTTCTCCACGGTGGACACTCATCATGGTCGAAAAGGCAGAAACGACTCCAGGGGTGTTGTTCAAGCGACCATTTTCAGCAAGCAAATCTGGGAAAGTGAAGGTGTCTCAGTAACGTCAAAATCACTCAAACAGGTTATTCattagacacttttccaaagaagacatccagatggacaacagacacatgaaacgatgctcaacatcactcatcatcagggaaatacaagtcaaagccacactgagataccacctcatgccagtcagagtggctaagatgaacaaatcaggagactatagatgctggagaggatgtggagaaaggggaaccctcttgcactgttggtgggaatgcaaactggtgcagccactctggaaaagtgtggaggttcctcaaaaaaattaaaaatagatctaccctatgacccagcaatagcactgctaggaatttacccaagggatacaggagtactgatgcataggggcacttgtaccccaatgttgacagcagcactttcaacaatagccaattagggaaagagcctaaatgtccatcaactgatgagtggataaagaagatatggtatatatatgcaatgaaatactacttggcaacaaGAAGGcataaaatcctgccatttacagcaacatggatggaactggagggtattatgctgagtgagataagtcagtcagagaaaggtatgttttcactcatatgttgatcttgagaaacttaacagaagaccatgggggaagagaaggggaaaatagaaacagttacaaatagagagggagggaggcaaaccataagagactcttaaataccgagaacaaactgaaggttgatggggggtgggggagaggggaaagtgggtgatgggcattgaggagggcacttgttgggatgagcactgggtgttgtatgtaagccaaactgacaacaaattatatttgtatGTTAGTATACTattgtaacaaaacaaaacaaaacaagaacccCTAGGTTATTCATGAGGTATTATATTCACCTCAAAAGCAAACTTAGATTTGTGGCCTTAGAATGCTATATTCAATGTCCTTTAAGAATgtgaatgggggcgcctgggtggcgcagtcggttgagcgtccgacttcagccaggtcacgatctcaccgtccatgagttcgagccccgcgtcaggctctgggctgatggctcggagcctggagcctgtttccgattctgtgtctccctctctctctgcccctcccccgttcatgctctgtctctctctgtcccaaaaataaataaaaaaattaaaaaaaaaaaaaaaaaaaaaaagaatgtgaatgaAGAAGATGGTGCTtggtatttaaaaagtatattcaatgtttaaaaaaaacccaccaccgACAAGCATTTAAAATAGCCAGGTGTGTGGGGAGGCCCTACAGATCTCCAACCGATTTCCTGACCGTGGCCTGCAACCTGATTTTCATATTTCAGGTTAGATTCCAATGTCTGGCTACAAATCCCCAAATTAACATATTATCTATATTCAAAGATGATGCCATGAATACATGTTCTTTGGAACACGTATTCTGGGTTGGCCATGGGACTTGAAAAGCAAGCCTAATGTACCAAACAATGCAAATGTCTTTGAGGACAGAGATACAGCCACCGGTTACACACCGTTTCCTTGCTATGAATCCTATCTGTCTTCTCCACGGGTTGAAAAGTAGTGACTGCAATTACTTTGTTACACGGTCATATCCTTTAGACAGTGCTCTTCAAACTTTAACTCACAAACAATTCACTTGGGGAGCTAGTTAAATGCGGTAGGTTGATTTATTAGGTTGGCTAACTCCTTAGATCGCGGCCAAAAGGCAGGTAGGTGATGCTGACGTTCCTGGTCCACGGATCACACTTCCAGTGGCAAGATTTTCAGTAGAAAAGATCTAATACTTACTGATCAGGTTGCATGTGAGGGGAGAGAACCTCTCTTTTGCTGTCATGTCGTTTAGGCTTTTCACTTTCACGGAACGCTTCACATAGGGATTCATAATGGAAGCAGCCATTTTGGGTTCCTTCAAGATTTGCTGAAAGtaccaaaaaaataatttcttcaactCTTTAGCGCATGAACGATCCTCGCCACCACAACATATTTTGTTATGAATCATGTATTTCATTAAATTAGCACTCTCAAAGCATGTATGAAGAAAAGTTTACAATCAAATAATTTTCTCTGCCTTTGAGAATACACCATACCTTGGTTTTACACAAGATATAATGGTACTTCttggaaaaatttaaagatactttATGAAgtctcttaaatttatttttgcttttcaagaGAGATTACAGAAAAACTAAGCAGCCGAGATTCAACGAACTGCATATGTTAATGTATTTACTATGGGTAATACTCAGCTGGAAAGGTGCTCTAACAGCAAAGGAAGTCTCCCTGTCATTCCCCTGGAGGGGGGCCTCTCTGTGTCAGAGCGATCCTGATTCTGTCCTGCCTCTTACGGAGCCCCGTGAGAGAGCTCTGTGTTTCCAGAGCAGCCTCAATCAgcctgggaggcagagaggacgAACAGTGGGAGTGCAGCTACCAGGAGAGGGACCACGCGTCTCCACTTTGTTAATTCATAAATGTCTGTCCTCAGCGACCCAGGGTAGCTTCCGGCACCTTGCTCCCCTTAGTATCAGGCCAGGGTTCTAACAAAACAATGGCTGTTTCCGTTTGGGCATCTTTCAGTTAAATACCTGTCAGCCTTTCACTCACTGCTAGCACCTTCTCCCAGGCTCTTGGCCAGAATCTGCTCTAATCCAGGCTACCTGTAATACACCACCTAATGCTAAAACTTCGACTTGACTGGCTCCATAGAAACAATTTTCCATAAAAATCGAGAACTTACGCAAATTAAAAGCTGGCATTTGGGTAATCCGGTTTTTCGTGTTTCCCATCTTTCTCTGTTGTATCATCCGATGGGCAGTTAGTGGCACCTGTGTAGCACCACTTTCCTCTCAGTGCCAAAAAATTGCTAATTTTCATTTACAAAGAGTCTTAAGGTAAGTGCCCCCTTTCTACGTCTCCACATCTTAACTGATTTCCAGGTTATAGTCAAACCCCATTCTTAACACCCACAATCTAGGTCACTCCATTGTGAATACCACTGTTCGGTTTTAAATGGgcatatatggggcgcctgggtggctcagttggttaagcatctgactttggctcaggtcatgatctcacggtttgtgggttcaagccctgtgtcgggctctgcgctgacagctcggagcctggaacctgcttcagattctctctctctctgcccttcccccacttgtgttctgtccctttctctctctcaaaaataaacattaaaaaaataaaattaaaaaaaaataaacaaaatggccATAAATGACAAGTAGCAGGCAATAATTATCACCTCCAAAAATGCCTGTGTGTGATCCTGTCTGCTCTTGGTACCCCTCTCCCAAGTGTCTCCAACAGTAAGGCTGTTGACTCTGTGGGTTGGTCACACCAACTCAGACAGTAAGCATCATCTGTAGAGCTAACTGGACAGAGAAAGGAATATGGAACGAACATTACTGTCTGCTAGgacaaaaattccaaaaaaaaaaaaaaagcttgagatgaaaaatgaacagaataaatATTATCCTATATGACTAGCCTCATCAGGGTTTTTTCTTCTGAAcagtatgataaaaaaaaatcttcagaaataagattaaaaatagaagttcttaaaacataaaactaaaaaagtgCAAAACTTTCTCTAGAGAGAGTATACGCtagactgtgtctccctctccccccccctttttttaagtttatttatttgatctgagagagagggagagaacaagcggaggaggggcagagagagggggagaggatgtGAGGCGGGCTCTGTGCCTTCGAGCTCAGaaacgtgagattatgacctgagctgaagtcagaggcttaactgactgagccacccaggcgcccctccgtctCCTCCTTTAATGCAGAGCTTCTTGTCGGAGGTGGCAGCTATAAAGCAAGAGAAGGGGAAGCAACAAAGTGGACAGAAACGTGTTAACTACAAAATTCGGTTAAAATTACAACAGATTTTCCCAAGTTACACTGGTACACTTCTGTTAATTCAATTAATTCACTCTTCTTTCCAGGCTAAAAAAACAAAGTGTAAAAATAAACTGTCCCTTGTAGCTTCCCCATCTGTCAGTTCTGTACCGGAGCTCCATACACCTTTGCTGATTTTGTTGCCCAGAGTGCTCTGCTCGGTTATTTCCCTCTCGCATCTTggggataaaataaaaaactgaaaatgaggAAAGGCTCCATAAAGAAAGTTCCCAGCAAAGCAAGTCATAATACATTCTAAAGACTATTTTAGAACTGCCTGAAATACAAGCATAGATTTTCAAAGGTGACCTCTATTTCTTCTTAGCCTCAAATCCTGGTTCCTAATATTAATAATATCCTTGTTCGTATCTGCCTGTACCTATTATACAATAGGTTCAGAATAACAATACCCAGTACTATTCCTATCGACATGATTAcagaaaacaggttttttttcttttttctttttgtagttcaTTTTCACTTAGAATATACCTCATTAGGGAAACATGGCCaaataactaaaggaaaaaacCTATGATAGAAACTTAGTAAGCAATAAACAGAAAAGCTACTTACCGCTACTCTCAACAATTCCTTTTCTACTTGTTCCAGCTTATTCTGTTTAGATGCAGCAGAATAAAGAGCAGTGGCATAGCGACCTTCGATACCATGTATCTGAACAGGTGGctttaaaaaaaggatggggtgggggaggaagagaaaaggaaaatcactTCAGATATCATTCTGCCAATAGCAGGATTAAATACGTATATTAAAATACACTGTTTGGAGCACACAACAAGTTTAAATACCAAATATGGGATCAGAAAGCTATCCTGAATGGCAATTCTCAAACAAATCAGGGATGTTTCCTCGGCTAGGTCACTTAATCTTCCAATTTTTGAGCTTCcgatttttcatcttaaaatgtgGTGCTTAGGAAATATGGTACCTAGAGTCCCTTCCAGCAGTAACTATAAATCAATTATTACATGGATTCTGAAATGAGCTTATGCTTCCTTTGAACTCAGTAACTAATCAGTTCCACATAGTGGAGGTTTTAAACACTGATAGAAGACAGTTTTGCACATGTTAAGAGCCAAGAAAACATTTAATGGTGACACTATAAATTTCCCCTATAGCGTCTCCCCATCAATGTTCAGTTTACTGGAGCTCTTTAGCAGCTTACTGAATGCCTGATGCTtgaattatttttcacaaaaaacTGTAGGCTTTTTCCTACGCGCTGCCATCAATATATGACTACATATGCTTAGCAGTTCTGTATGGTTGCAGTGCAAGAGCTCAGGTGTGAAGAAAGATTTAGTTCCAGTCCAGCTCTGAGACCAGACTCGAGTTCTCCCAGTCTGTTTCCTCCTTTGCAAACAAAAGACCAGCTATTTCCCATCACTGTTACGGGATTTTAAGAAAGTCCCACAAAGGTTAAGCATGGGCCTGCTGCACACCAGGCATTCAACTTATTCCATTCCCTATCCCCACGCACACATCACATTTTGGGATCTACAAATCAGGCAGAAAGGTTTAGGTAGTACTTATACAAAAGTCCATGCCCTAACCGCGCACTTTCGTTTACTTTACGATTAGTAACAAAAGTTGACTTACCCTCACGAGCTTGGCAAATGGCCTGACCACAGAGGTACTAAAGCATCGCACCTTTAAAACAATAAGAAGACATTTTAAGTGATTAGTTTCTTAGTATCATCACGGAGATTACACGAGCTGCTCTTTATTCCCAAGGAGTAAATTTCACCACTGAGCATCATCCATAGCCGCCTGGGAAACTGCTTTCCCACCAACTTCCTCGTTTGCTAGGAACAGGCTGAGGCTAGCACACCAGtatgagagagaaaacacaagttcTGATGAAATACGTGTTCCAAGAAACCCCAAATTTCTGGCATTTGTTACCACCCCTGAGGAAGGATTTTAATAAAAAGTGAGAGGATTCCAGTCATGATCTGCAAGAGATGTACCTTCTTAGAATCCAAATGCTATCGGAAAAGAAAGATTAATCCCCTTAGTACTGCAGCAGTCTGATGTGAGAACGGACCCTAGTTCTGAGAAATGGTATCTAGTCTATCAAGGAACAGAGTTGGAACTCGTTGCTTAAAAAGCATCTGCAAGGGCACAGCTCACCTTCAAGTAATTTCAGTTCTGAACTGTTCCATAACACAAGTGGTTGTAGGGATTAAAAGCCCTTTTCACTTATGAAAAACTTACCTAAGCTGTAAGGTGTCACGATGTGTAAAGCATAGTGTTGCTATGTGGTATAAAGACCACGAATTTTCTTTCCAACTCCATCTTCTGTATGACCGTGTGGGTTCGAATCTCAGCTCTACCTACCCCTTCCTGGCTGAGCAGCCAAGGACGAGTCATTTAAACTTTTCGGTctcatttcctttataaaaatgtgaaatgtgttttataaatactCCTTAGCATTACTAGAGACCCCTGACAGGTTTGACCACAACGACAAGGTTAAATGACTTGGGGGTGGGCTGTATCCTTTCCTCGGAGTCCAGGGGAGCCTTCCCCCGCCCCTTTCCCGTGCGCCTCAAACTAGCTGCTCCCGAGGTTGTGCTCGGGGACGCCAAGGTCAGGCACGCGTCCCCCTGCACCGCCA is part of the Prionailurus viverrinus isolate Anna chromosome C2, UM_Priviv_1.0, whole genome shotgun sequence genome and harbors:
- the ATP5PO gene encoding ATP synthase subunit O, mitochondrial, with the protein product MASSAVSGLSRQVRCFSTSVVRPFAKLVRPPVQIHGIEGRYATALYSAASKQNKLEQVEKELLRVAQILKEPKMAASIMNPYVKRSVKVKSLNDMTAKERFSPLTCNLINLLAENGRLNNTPGVVSAFSTMMSVHRGEVPCTVTTASPLDEPTLAELKTVLKSFLSKGQVLKLEVKIDPSIMGGMIVRIGEKYADMSAKTKIQKLSRAMREIF